The following DNA comes from Oikeobacillus pervagus.
TTGAAGGGACACGATATCTTCTACACTCTGGATGATCCTGTTGGCTTCATCTGTAAGTTCTTCTGTCTTTTCCTTCAAATGACATAGGCCATCTTCTACGTTCTGTTCTAAAAATGTCTCCCTGATCAATCCCGAATGATTGGGTTCAAACGTATTAACCGCTTCTTTCAATTTTTCTAGAGCCATTTGGTAATCTACTAAGGATTGAGCAAGAAAAATTAAAAATGGTTGATGGCATTCATTATAAAAGTGACGGATGGCCTTTCCGCCTTCTCCTTTTAATGCCTCATCTAATTGATAAAAGTCTCTGACTGCTCGTTGAATCGCTGAAATCTGCCCAAATGAAGATTCAATTCTCTGAATTATTTGGTCAATCCCCTCTTGCAAACTACTCACTTCTAATACTTTCAATGAGACACCTCCCGAATCTGCATAATTGTGTCAAATCATTGATGTTATTGATTAACTATATCCATCTCATTAAGGCCATTAGCAAAATATGTATTCAAATAGGATAATAAATGGAAGTATATTTTTTCATAGATTATTTAGGGCTATTTCATGGATGAAAAAAGAGGACTTAAGAATGAGATTAGTCAATGGCTAAATTTTTAATCAACTATTTAGCCAAATGAAATTGAACACTTTTCCACAAAAGTTCCCTTGGCTAAGCAATGATCGTTTTATTAACATTTGTTTAAAGTTGGAGGGAAGAAAAAAAGAAATAAAACGATGGTTTACGGAAGTTGATGATGAGAGCTGAAGAACTCGCAGCAACTCGGCTCCGGTATGTACAGGTGCCAAATCGTTTAGTTCCGTACCGCAAGCTGGCGTATGAAGTAGTGGGTGTTGATGAAGAAAATGAACTTGTAGATATTTCGCCGTCCCTACTAGCAAACTGTAATTCCTTTAATCCGAAGTTCTCCAATAGGAAACATACGCTAATTCTTTCGTGAAACCCATGTGAACAATATATTCCGCTTGATACCTGTGATGGAAACTTTCATGGAAATGTGAGAAGTACTAGTGTTTCAATTGATAAAAAAATGGACAAAATTACCAACTTCAGGTAACCGGACAATTTCAACTTCAACCCCATTAAAAAAGGTAAAATCATCGAAATATCTTCGTCACTCTGCGTTCAAATCCCAAAAGTAGACAATATAACTCATCATCTCGAAGTATCACCGATTGGTTTTAATGTCCGACAAGGAAAGCGCTTGACAGCCGTCCACCAATCTGAGGTAGGGTTATCATGATTAGAAGGAAAAATATGGCATGTATGCCCTGTGATTAAATCGCTCTATCGTAATGAGCAGGGGTGCTGTAATTTAAAACTCCTTGAATGCGCTTTTGATTACAACAATGTATTATTTTTTAACCACTAGCGTCGCATAAATATTGATTAAATTTTCAGTCTTTATCTTCATTCCATTTAGAGTAAAAAGAAAGATGCTCAAGCAGAGGTAGTAAACATCCATTTTTTTACTATAACCTTTGGCAAGTGCGACAGATACGTTGAAATCCTTATGGGACGGTATTTCCTTGGATTTTTCGGACCCAAATTTGTTCTGGTTTCCATAAAGCTACTTTCAAATAACGACTAATTTGTAAGTACGATCGCTTACTTTTTGTATTCAGTTGAGCTAATACATTTAAACAATACACGATCATAGCTATATACACTTGGTTGTGTACAGCTTGTTCACTCTGAACATAAAATTTTTTGATATTCAAGTGTTGTTTCATCCACTTGTAGCGATAGGTAAGAGTCACCCACGTCTATATCAAAGATATAACGTTTGGGGCTCTTTTCCCTCACCTCACACCGTGCGTGCGACTTTCACCGCACACGGCGTTCCATCAAATATCTTTTAACTAGACCCTATTAACTTTTCTCTAAAATCTTTTATCTTTTTCCAAAGTTTCCTGTCAAGATGTCCATAATTTTGGTGATTGTGAATCGCTTGATGACATTTCCTATGTACGGTTGCGAGATTTTGTACACGGTTTACTTCATCCATAGGTAAATAAGGACGTATGTGGTGAATGTGAATATCCCTAGGTGACCATATTTGTTCTGTACACACTCTGCATTTTCCGCAATCACGACTAAAAGCATATGCCCGGTTTAGAAAATACTCGAAATTATATAGTTTGTTAGTTTTCCCTTGTGCTATGAGTTCAGAGTAATGTAGGCTTAATATATCATCTGCTCTTGCCAAAGGAAGTCCCTTTCTTGTTCGTTTGCGATAAATATTTCTCCCTGTTTCGGAATAAGGAGTCTCGTTTTGATTTTTGCTTGTATTCCTTTTCCATTTGCAGAAGCCTAAATTGGTTATGCCAATCATCAATCCCCCGCTGAATTGAATTGCCGGTATCTGAGTGGTATATTCAGAATGGACAGATGTAAGATTGTTTACTAGATTGGCTGGTGTCCATTCTCCTCCGTATTTCTTAAGGGCTTTGTATGCTGTATATTGGATTAATTGGCTATATTTCCGCATTTCAATATTTACCCATGTTGCGATTTCGTAATATTGTATTATCCCTCGAATTTTGGAATTGATTTTATTGATTGTATGAATAAGTTCTTCTTTACTATCATTCATACGTTTTATTGCTTTGATGTCTTTTTGTATTTCTATAATTTTAGTATCAAGTCTCTCGGGGATAGGTTTTGTTCTTGTGACATATCCCGTACGGGATTTACCTTTGACTACTTTGTAACTAAATCCTATGAAGTGAATCGGCTTTACCCTAATATTTGTAATTAGCGTCTTTTCCTTAGATAATGTAAGCTTAAGGTTTGAATCCAAGTACGTCGAAATTTTCCTTATCCATTTTTCTGCGTTTTGTTTTGAATTCGTAATAAGTACCCAGTCATCGGCATATCTTACGAGATAGGCTGGTTTTAATCGACCACTGTTTTTAAGTGCTCGTATCTTTTTACTTTGGTTGGCATAGGAGTACTTTGTTGTCTTTTCTTCCCACTCTCGAGCGATCCATTGGTCGAAGCTATGCAGATATACGTTGGCGAGAAGGGGCGAGATAATTCCGCCCTGAGGAGTGCCTAAGGGATTCTCTTTTAATTCACCCATAATTCCCGTTTTAAGCATTTCCCTAATGATCATTAGCACTCTTCGGT
Coding sequences within:
- the ltrA gene encoding group II intron reverse transcriptase/maturase gives rise to the protein MVQQFNYPKSESELRSLQDKLFGETKTKIQDGNVPRFKGLLEVISSEVVILSAIHNIKANKGSQTPGTDQETMRKNILEQDYQKVIGRVQETLQHYKPRLIRREYIPKPGKQEKRPLGIPTILDRIIQECIKIVIEPILEAQFYKHSYGFRPMRDTHMAMARVTDLTHKTGYHWIIEGDIRKFFDKVNHTILIKKLWHMGIRDRRVLMIIREMLKTGIMGELKENPLGTPQGGIISPLLANVYLHSFDQWIAREWEEKTTKYSYANQSKKIRALKNSGRLKPAYLVRYADDWVLITNSKQNAEKWIRKISTYLDSNLKLTLSKEKTLITNIRVKPIHFIGFSYKVVKGKSRTGYVTRTKPIPERLDTKIIEIQKDIKAIKRMNDSKEELIHTINKINSKIRGIIQYYEIATWVNIEMRKYSQLIQYTAYKALKKYGGEWTPANLVNNLTSVHSEYTTQIPAIQFSGGLMIGITNLGFCKWKRNTSKNQNETPYSETGRNIYRKRTRKGLPLARADDILSLHYSELIAQGKTNKLYNFEYFLNRAYAFSRDCGKCRVCTEQIWSPRDIHIHHIRPYLPMDEVNRVQNLATVHRKCHQAIHNHQNYGHLDRKLWKKIKDFREKLIGSS